The Streptomyces sp. NBC_00435 nucleotide sequence GGAGTCGCTGGACGCCTGGGAGGAGCAGCACCGCGCCCGGATCGAGAAGGCGCTGGGCGAGCAGGGCTTCACCGGCTGACGCCACCGCACCACCGGCCGGTCAGGCCATCCAGAAGAACACCGCGGTCATGCGCTTGTCCTCCAGGGTGTGGCCCCAGTACCCGGTGGCGGTGTGGATCAGGTTGGCGGAGTAGAGCAGCAGGCGGTTGGCCCGGTGGGGGACCCGGAGGTCCTCGACGAAGGAGTCCGGGGCGACGAAGCGGGTGCCCAGGGCGTCGACCAGGTTGTTGTGCGGGGCCGCCACCTGATTGCCGCCGAGGGAGCCGCCCGGCAGGCTCTGGCGGTAGAAGCTGGTCCCGCAGTCCTTCGGCACCTTGGGGTTGAGGTAGAGCACCGCGGCGTACCGGCACAGCGTGCGCGAGTCGGTGTGCGGCCGCGGCTCGCACTCGCCCTCGCCGACCACTTGTACGCAGTTGTGGTTGAACGTGCCGCCCCCGGCGGGCTCCTGGGCCCAGATCCGCCGGGCTCCGGTCGCCTTCAGCACCAGCCGCTCCACGTGCGCGAGTTCGTCCGGTTCGAGTGCCGGCATGGAGCGCAGACCCGGCCAGGCCTCGGGCTTGTGGGGGTAGCCCTCGGTCCAGTCGTCCCGTGCGAGCAGGCGCTCCCGTACGGCGTCCGGATCCGGCAGTACGTTGTCCAGTTCCCAGTAGTCGCGTCCGCGGGTGGGCTTGCGGTACGGGAGGACGGGCAGGGCCGGGGGGTGTAGAGGCATGCCAGGGAAGGTAGTTGGCCCTCCCCGGCCGGCTCGCCACACAAGTGGTCAACCTTGTGTCAAGTGTTCGCCATGCGGAGGCGGCGGCCCGCCGACCGGATCAGCCGGCGTGGACGTGGGGACGGCGGGCCCGCTCCGGTTCGGCCTCGCGGATGACCTCGCGGGTGACGGGGGCGACCTCGCCCTGGCCGAAGAGGAAGAACCGCAGGAAGTTGGCCATCGGGTTGCCCTCCGTCCACTCGAAGTAGATGTGGGGGCGCTGTCCGGTCTCGTCGCGTACGTGGAGCAGCAGGGCGGCCAGGGCGTTGGGGATGCTGGAGCTCTCCAGGGTCAGGACCCGGTAGCGGTCGTGCAGGACTTCGCCGCGTACCCGCATCCCGGATTCGAACTCGGACGCGTCCAGCACGGTGACCTCGACGAACATGACGTCGTCGGCGGCCGGGATGTCGTTGTCCCGGCGGATCTGCTCCACCTTCTCGCGGTATTCCGCCTTGTCCCGGTTGTCGGGCTCGTTGGCGATGAAGCGGATCGTGCGGTTCGCGGTGTCGCGGATGAACCGCTCCGCCATGTCGTCGAGTTCCACGTGCGTGACCCGCAGCTCGAAGACGCGGGCGAGGCGGGAGAGGAGGGAGAGGGCCATGATGCCGGCGATGAAGCAGGCGCCGATCTTCACGCCGTCGGGGCGCTCCACCACGTTGACGGCGGTGGTGTAGAGCAGCACGGCGGAGATGACGCCGAAGCCGACGGTCCAGCCGCGCTCGCCCGCCCGGCGCGCCGCGATGGTCACGGCGACGGCCGCCGAGGTGATCAGGACCAGGACGCCGGTGGCGTAGGCGCCGCCCTGGGCGTCCACGTCGGCGTCGAACAGCCAGGTCACCAGGAAGGCGATGAGGGTGAAGACGATGACCATCGGGCGCAGGGCGCGGGCCCAGTGCGGGGCCATGCCGTAGCGGGGCAGGTAGCGGGGCATCAGGTTGAGCAGGCCGGCCATCGCGGAGGAGCCCGCGAACCAGAGGATCAGGATCGTGGAGATGTCGTAGACGGTGCCGAAGGCGGAGCCCAGGTGCTCGTGGGCCAGATAGGCCAGGGCCCGGCCGTTGGCCTCGCCGCCCGGCTGGAACTGGTCGGCCGGGATCAGCAGGGTGGTGATGAAGCTGGAGACGATCAGGAAGACGCTCATGATCACGGCGGCGGTGGTGAGGAGCTTCTTCGTGCCCCGGATCCGGCCCGCCGGTTTGTCGGGGGTGTCGTCGGGGTCGCCCTGGACGTGCGGCATGACCGCGACGCCCGTCTCGAAGCCGGACATGCCCAGCGCGAGCTTGGGGAAGACGACGAGCGCGATGGCGATCATCATGAAGGGGTTGCCGTGCTCGGTGGTCAGCGCGCTCGACCAGTCGGTGATGACGTGGGGTTCGCTCAGCACCTCCCAGACACCGACGACCATGACGATCACGTTGAGGCCGAGGTAGGTGGCGACCAGGACCACGGCGACACCGATGGCCTCGCTGAACCCCTTGAGGAACACGGCTCCGAGCAGCGCGACCAGGATCAGCGTGATCAGAACCTCGTGCCCGTGCAGGGTGGAGGTGAGGTGCGGGTTCTCCACCATGTGCGCGGTCGCGTCGGCCGCCGACAGGGTGATGGTGATGAGGAAGTCGGTGGCCGCGAACCCGAGCAGGGTCAGGACGAACAGCTTGCCCTTCCAGAACGACAGCAGCCGCTCCAGCATCGCGATCGAGCCCTCGCCGTGCGGGCTCTCCTCCGCCACCCGCCGGTAGACGGGCAGCGCTCCCAGCAGGGTCAGGAGGACCAGCACGATCGTCGCCAGCGGTGACAGCAGCCCGGCCGCGAGCGCCGCGATGCCGGGCTGGTAGCCGAGGGTGGAGAAGTAGTCGAGGCCGGTCAGGCACATCACCCGCCACCACGGGCGGCCCTCGTGCGCGGTCTCGGCGTGTGACTGCTGCTTGGGGCGGTCGGTCAGGCCTTCCAGCAGCCAGGCACGCAGGCGCGTGGTCGGGGTCGCGGTGGCGGGGGCCATCGTGGTGCTCCTGTCGTACAACTCGAATTCGGCCATCGGTACGACCGAGCACCGAGCGTACGGAAATCGATCATTTATGCACGCGTCGGACGCAATCCTGACGCGGTCTTAACGCCCGGCGCGCCCCGGCACACGCCGGCCCGGGCCAGGCCTTCGCATCCGGGCCGCGGCTCCAGCGGCCCGGACACCCCGCCCCGCTCACCCCTGCTCGCCGCCGTCCTCCCGGCCGCCGGCGCCCTGCCGTGCGCCGCCGCCCTCCGGGGCGCTCAGCAGGACCTCGCGCAGCCGGGCGACCAGTGCGGAGGCGCTCTCCGGCTCCTCGTCGCTGCCCGGAGCGAGGCCTTCGCCGGCCGTGAGTTCCTTGAGGTTGTCGTAGAGGACCTCGGAGTACGCCTGCTCCTTCTCCACCATGCCGCCGGGCTGGCGCAGTCCGATGGTGACCTCGATGACCTTGCCGATCAGCGCGGTCATCGCGAAGGAGTACAGGCCCAGTACCACCGTGGCGGTGAGTTGCTTGCCCAGCAGGTCCCAGGAGCCTCCGTAGAAGAGGCCCCTGTGGCCCGTCAGGGTCCCGGTCGCGCACAGGCCGGCCATGACCATGCCGACGATGCCGCCCCAGCCGTGGATGCCCACCACGTCCAGGGTGTCGTCCACTCCGAGGCGGTACTTCCAACTGATCGCGAACGCGCAGGTCAGTCCGGCGAGGAAGCCGATGATGCTGGCCCACACCGGGCTCACGCCGCCCGCCAGCGGGGTCATGGCGACCAGGCCGGTGACCGCGCCCATGCACATGTCGAGCAGGCCGACCCGCCGGGTGCGCCACCAGCTCGTGACCGCCCAGCCGGCCATGGCCGCGCCCGCCGCGAGCTGGCTGTTGAGGAAGGCCATCGCGGCGCCGCCCGGGGTGCCCAGCGAGGAGCCGGTGTTGAAGCCGAACCAGCCGAACCACATCAGGGACAGCCCGATGACCACGAGCGGCAGGTTGTGCGGCCGAATGTCCTGGCGCTCGAAATCCGCGCGCCTGCCCGCGACGGTGGCGAGGGCGAGCCCGGCGGCCCCCGAGCCGATCTCCACGACCGTGCCGCCGGAGAAGTCGACGGCGCCGAGCTGCTTGGCGGCCCAGCCGTCCGGGTCGAAGACCCAGTGCGCCATGGGGATGTAGACCAGCAGGGTCCAGGCGATGACGAACGCGATCCAGCCGCCCATCTTGGCGCGGCCCGCGATGGAGCCGGCGATCAGGGCCACGGTGACGACCGCGAAGGACAGGTGGAAGACCACGAAGGTGACCGTGGGCACGGAGCCGGTCAGCGACCGGGAGCCGATCCCGCGCAGGAAGGCCTGGTCGAGGGTGCCGATGACGCCGAGCCCGCCGGCGTCGGGGCCGAAGGCCAGGGAGTAGCCGATCGCGAACCAGAGCACGGTCACGATCACCATGCAGAAGAAGATCATCTTCAGCATGGCGACGATCTGGCCGGTCTTGACCATGCCGCCGTAGAAGAACGCCACGCCGGGAGCCATCAGCAGCACCAGGGCCGAGGCCATCATCAGCCAGGCGGCGTCGCCGGAGTCGGCCACCGGGGTGGCGGCCGCCGTGGAGGCGGCGGTGATCATATGGGCGTTCACTTGTCACGCTCTCGTCGGTCCAGCACGGATACGATCTCGGCG carries:
- a CDS encoding DUF6445 family protein, with product MPLHPPALPVLPYRKPTRGRDYWELDNVLPDPDAVRERLLARDDWTEGYPHKPEAWPGLRSMPALEPDELAHVERLVLKATGARRIWAQEPAGGGTFNHNCVQVVGEGECEPRPHTDSRTLCRYAAVLYLNPKVPKDCGTSFYRQSLPGGSLGGNQVAAPHNNLVDALGTRFVAPDSFVEDLRVPHRANRLLLYSANLIHTATGYWGHTLEDKRMTAVFFWMA
- a CDS encoding amino acid transporter, with amino-acid sequence MAPATATPTTRLRAWLLEGLTDRPKQQSHAETAHEGRPWWRVMCLTGLDYFSTLGYQPGIAALAAGLLSPLATIVLVLLTLLGALPVYRRVAEESPHGEGSIAMLERLLSFWKGKLFVLTLLGFAATDFLITITLSAADATAHMVENPHLTSTLHGHEVLITLILVALLGAVFLKGFSEAIGVAVVLVATYLGLNVIVMVVGVWEVLSEPHVITDWSSALTTEHGNPFMMIAIALVVFPKLALGMSGFETGVAVMPHVQGDPDDTPDKPAGRIRGTKKLLTTAAVIMSVFLIVSSFITTLLIPADQFQPGGEANGRALAYLAHEHLGSAFGTVYDISTILILWFAGSSAMAGLLNLMPRYLPRYGMAPHWARALRPMVIVFTLIAFLVTWLFDADVDAQGGAYATGVLVLITSAAVAVTIAARRAGERGWTVGFGVISAVLLYTTAVNVVERPDGVKIGACFIAGIMALSLLSRLARVFELRVTHVELDDMAERFIRDTANRTIRFIANEPDNRDKAEYREKVEQIRRDNDIPAADDVMFVEVTVLDASEFESGMRVRGEVLHDRYRVLTLESSSIPNALAALLLHVRDETGQRPHIYFEWTEGNPMANFLRFFLFGQGEVAPVTREVIREAEPERARRPHVHAG
- a CDS encoding ammonium transporter; its protein translation is MITAASTAAATPVADSGDAAWLMMASALVLLMAPGVAFFYGGMVKTGQIVAMLKMIFFCMVIVTVLWFAIGYSLAFGPDAGGLGVIGTLDQAFLRGIGSRSLTGSVPTVTFVVFHLSFAVVTVALIAGSIAGRAKMGGWIAFVIAWTLLVYIPMAHWVFDPDGWAAKQLGAVDFSGGTVVEIGSGAAGLALATVAGRRADFERQDIRPHNLPLVVIGLSLMWFGWFGFNTGSSLGTPGGAAMAFLNSQLAAGAAMAGWAVTSWWRTRRVGLLDMCMGAVTGLVAMTPLAGGVSPVWASIIGFLAGLTCAFAISWKYRLGVDDTLDVVGIHGWGGIVGMVMAGLCATGTLTGHRGLFYGGSWDLLGKQLTATVVLGLYSFAMTALIGKVIEVTIGLRQPGGMVEKEQAYSEVLYDNLKELTAGEGLAPGSDEEPESASALVARLREVLLSAPEGGGARQGAGGREDGGEQG